A genomic segment from Corylus avellana chromosome ca5, CavTom2PMs-1.0 encodes:
- the LOC132182333 gene encoding nudix hydrolase 2-like, protein MSAPTSVMSARRTVMGENERVQQQVELLSSVDDLYGGVRVDMKHHPMDSKAFDTLLKASISQWKQQGKRGVWIKLPIEQVNLVEVAVKEGFRYHHAEPDYLMLVYWIPETTDTLPANASRRVGIGAFVMNSQREVLVVMENGGRFKGTGVWKFPTGVVNEGEDISTAAVREVKEETGIDAEFVEVLAFRESHKSFFSKSDLFFVCMLKPRSFVIQKQDQEVEAAQWMPFEEYAAQPFIREHEQFNYVAKICLAKSDKSYAGFSPVSAATSSGKTGCLYCNNPDIHLLTSDHQQ, encoded by the exons ATGTCGGCTCCAACAAGTGTCATGTCAGCAAGGAGGACTGTGATGGGGGAAAATGAGAGAGTTCAACAACAGGTGGAGTTGTTAAGCTCAGTTGATGATTTGTATGGAGGAGTTCGTGTAGACATGAAGCATCATCCCATGGATTCCAAGGCCTTTGATACTTTGCTCAAAGCTTCAATATCGCAATGGAAGcaacag GGGAAGAGGGGTGTGTGGATCAAATTGCCTATCGAACAAGTAAATCTTGTTGAAGTTGCAGTTAAG GAAGGATTTAGGTATCACCATGCTGAACCAGATTACTTAATGCTTGTATATTGGATTCCTGAAACTACTGATACTCTTCCTGCAAATGCTTCACGTCGAGTGGGTATTGGTGCTTTTGTCATGAATAGTCAGAGAGAG GTGCTTGTAGTTATGGAGAATGGTGGCAGATTCAAAGGAACAGGCGTGTGGAAGTTCCCTACTGGGGTTGTTAATGAA GGTGAGGATATAAGTACAGCTGCAGTTAGGGAAGTCAAAGAAGAGACAGGA ATTGATGCAGAATTTGTGGAGGTTTTAGCATTCAG GGAAAGCCACAAGTCATTCTTTAGCAAATcagatttgttctttgtttgcatGTTGAAACCACGCTCCTTTGTCATCCAGAAACAGGATCAGGAGGTTGAAGCAGCCcag TGGATGCCGTTTGAGGAATATGCAGCCCAACCTTTTATCCGAGAACATGAGCAATTCAATTATGTTGCCAAGATATGCTTGGCAAAGTCAGATAAGAGCTATGCTGGTTTTTCACCAGTATCTGCAGCTACATCTTCTGGCAAAACAGGCTGCCTTTACTGCAACAATCCGGATATACACCTATTAACTTCTGATCATCAGCAGTAG